CCCGCGGGGATCGCCATGGTGGAGTCACGCCGGTCCTCGGCCGCCAGGATGCGGCCGATCAGGGCCGAGTCGGCGCGTGTTTGCGCCAAGCCCGGCGCCGGCGCGAGCAGCAGGAGCAGGATCCAGAGCTTTTTCATCGATCGAGAACCCGATTCCGGGAGCGCTGGCGGGGAGAAAGGAGTGGCTCGCCGGGACTCACTACTCCGGCTGCCACAGCTCGATCGCGTTGCCCTCCGGATCGTGGATGCGCGCGAAGCGGCCGACGCCCGGCATGTTCCACTCGGGCTTGGTGATTACCTCGATCCCGGCAGCGCCGAGCGCCGCACATAGGCCGTCGAGATCGTCCACACGCAGGTTGAGCATCCACTGCCGGTCCGCGGCAAAGTAATCGGTGTCGGCCTTGAACGGCGCAAAGACGCTGGGCCCCGCCTCCGTGTCCCACGACCCGTACGGCGCCGAGCCCACGCCCAGATGCTCGGCATACCAGGCCTGCAATGCCTTGGGATCCTTCGCGCGGAAGAAGAATCC
This window of the Longimicrobium sp. genome carries:
- a CDS encoding VOC family protein; this encodes MGVTGIGGFFFRAKDPKALQAWYAEHLGVGSAPYGSWDTEAGPSVFAPFKADTDYFAADRQWMLNLRVDDLDGLCAALGAAGIEVITKPEWNMPGVGRFARIHDPEGNAIELWQPE